The following proteins are co-located in the Spinactinospora alkalitolerans genome:
- a CDS encoding ABC transporter ATP-binding protein, whose amino-acid sequence MSSTHSDGGTAPPAVELRGITKRFPGVVANHDIDITVEPGTVHAIVGENGAGKSTLMKTLYGMHRPDEGSIAVGGRTVQLASPSDAIKNGIGMVHQHFMLADNLTVLENVVLGAEDRYGIGAGARARITELSQQYGLGVRPDRLMEELGVGDRQRVEILKVLYRGARTIILDEPTAVLVPQEVDELFDNLRELKREGLTVIFISHKLDEVLSVADTITVIRRGTTVATVAPEGTTARELATLMVGGQLPVPELRESTVGDEVVLGVEGLRVASADGRTVVDDVSLSIRRGEIVGIAGVEGNGQSELIEAVMGMRPVERGRIVLDGTDITGRHTRAIREAGIGYIPEDRHRHGILLESPLWENRVLGHQTRRPNAKGMWIDRSGARADTRRIVDAYDVRTPGVDVLADALSGGNQQKLIVGREMSGEPKVVVAAHPTRGVDVGAQAAIWDHLRAARAQGLAVLLVSADLDELIGMSDTLHVILRGRLVAQADPSAVTPEQLGSAMTGAGLDPGHDAAARDRRPATEDEAGE is encoded by the coding sequence ATGAGCAGCACGCATTCCGACGGCGGGACGGCACCTCCCGCCGTCGAGCTGCGCGGGATCACCAAGCGGTTTCCCGGGGTCGTGGCCAACCACGACATCGACATCACCGTCGAACCGGGCACGGTTCACGCCATCGTCGGCGAGAACGGCGCCGGCAAGTCGACGCTGATGAAGACCCTCTACGGCATGCACCGGCCGGACGAGGGCAGCATCGCGGTCGGGGGCAGGACCGTCCAGTTGGCCTCCCCCTCCGACGCGATCAAGAACGGCATCGGCATGGTGCACCAGCACTTCATGCTGGCCGACAACCTCACGGTGCTGGAGAACGTGGTGCTGGGCGCCGAGGACCGGTACGGCATCGGGGCCGGGGCGCGGGCCCGGATCACCGAGCTGTCGCAGCAGTACGGGCTCGGCGTGCGACCGGACCGGCTCATGGAGGAGCTGGGCGTCGGCGACCGCCAGCGCGTGGAGATCCTGAAGGTCCTGTACCGGGGCGCGCGCACGATCATCCTGGACGAGCCCACCGCCGTGCTGGTGCCGCAGGAGGTCGATGAGCTCTTCGACAACCTGCGCGAGCTCAAGCGCGAGGGCCTCACCGTCATCTTCATCTCGCACAAGCTCGACGAGGTGCTCTCGGTGGCCGACACGATCACCGTGATCCGGCGCGGGACCACCGTCGCCACGGTCGCCCCCGAGGGGACCACCGCGCGGGAGCTGGCCACCCTGATGGTCGGCGGGCAGTTGCCGGTGCCCGAGCTGCGGGAGTCCACGGTCGGCGACGAGGTCGTGCTCGGCGTCGAAGGGCTCAGGGTCGCCTCGGCCGACGGCCGCACGGTCGTCGACGACGTCTCCCTGAGCATCCGCCGGGGCGAGATCGTGGGCATCGCCGGCGTCGAGGGCAACGGCCAGTCGGAGCTGATCGAGGCCGTCATGGGGATGCGCCCGGTCGAGCGGGGCCGGATCGTCCTCGACGGCACCGACATCACCGGGCGGCACACGCGCGCGATCCGCGAGGCGGGCATCGGCTACATCCCCGAGGACCGGCACCGGCACGGCATCCTGCTGGAGTCACCGCTGTGGGAGAACCGGGTGCTGGGCCACCAGACGCGGCGCCCCAACGCCAAGGGCATGTGGATCGACCGTTCGGGCGCCCGCGCCGACACGCGGCGCATCGTGGACGCCTACGACGTGCGCACCCCCGGCGTCGACGTCCTGGCCGACGCGCTCAGCGGCGGCAACCAGCAGAAGCTCATCGTCGGCCGGGAGATGAGCGGCGAGCCGAAGGTCGTCGTGGCCGCCCACCCCACCCGGGGCGTGGACGTCGGCGCCCAGGCCGCGATCTGGGACCACCTGCGCGCCGCGCGCGCCCAGGGTCTGGCGGTGCTGCTGGTCTCCGCCGACCTCGACGAGCTGATCGGCATGTCCGACACCCTGCACGTGATCCTGCGCGGCCGGCTGGTCGCCCAGGCCGACCCCTCGGCGGTCACCCCCGAGCAGCTCGGGTCGGCCATGACCGGGGCCGGGCTGGATCCCGGACACGACGCCGCCGCACGGGACCGGCGGCCGGCCACGGAAGACGAGGCTGGAGAATGA
- a CDS encoding BMP family lipoprotein, translated as MKRKTVARLAAAAAAGALSLAMTACDSGTGGEGGEGGDGAQEASDIRVGLAYDIGGRGDKSFNDSAYRGLQQVQEELGIEDVQDLEPTEGESDTDKENRLNLMAEEGYNVVIGVGFAYAEPMKKVAPEHPDVHFAIVDSEIEGIDNITSLVFAEEQASFLAGAAAALKTEEDHIGFIGGVETPLIQKFEAGYVTGAEHVNPDIEIERAYLTQPPDMNGFQDPARGEATARGQYDAGADVIYHAAGASGNGVLNAAAEEDELFIGVDSDQYENASDEQKPYVLTSAVKGVDTAVLEFVRSVSEGEAQSGVQRFDLASGGVDYTTSNEEQIADVQDQLDELKQQIIDGEIEVPTTP; from the coding sequence GTGAAGCGCAAGACTGTCGCCAGACTCGCCGCCGCAGCGGCGGCCGGCGCACTGAGCCTGGCCATGACGGCCTGTGACAGCGGAACCGGCGGCGAAGGCGGAGAAGGCGGCGACGGGGCGCAGGAGGCCTCCGACATCCGCGTCGGCCTCGCCTACGACATCGGCGGCCGCGGCGACAAGTCGTTCAACGACTCCGCCTACCGCGGCCTGCAGCAGGTGCAGGAGGAGCTCGGCATCGAGGACGTCCAGGACCTCGAACCGACGGAGGGCGAATCCGACACCGACAAGGAGAACCGGCTCAACCTCATGGCCGAGGAGGGCTACAACGTCGTCATCGGCGTCGGATTCGCCTACGCCGAGCCGATGAAGAAGGTCGCCCCCGAGCACCCCGACGTCCACTTCGCGATCGTCGACTCCGAGATCGAGGGCATCGACAACATCACCAGCCTCGTCTTCGCCGAGGAGCAGGCCTCGTTCCTGGCCGGAGCGGCGGCCGCGCTGAAGACCGAGGAGGACCACATCGGGTTCATCGGCGGCGTGGAGACGCCGCTGATCCAGAAGTTCGAGGCCGGCTACGTCACGGGCGCCGAGCACGTCAACCCCGACATCGAGATCGAGCGGGCCTACCTCACCCAGCCGCCGGACATGAACGGCTTCCAGGACCCGGCGCGCGGCGAGGCCACCGCCAGGGGCCAGTACGACGCCGGCGCCGACGTCATCTACCACGCGGCCGGCGCGTCGGGCAACGGCGTCCTCAACGCCGCGGCCGAGGAGGATGAGCTGTTCATCGGGGTCGACAGCGACCAGTACGAGAACGCCTCCGATGAGCAGAAGCCCTACGTGCTGACCTCCGCGGTCAAGGGCGTGGACACCGCGGTGCTGGAGTTCGTGCGGTCCGTCAGCGAGGGCGAGGCCCAGTCCGGCGTCCAGCGCTTCGACCTGGCCAGCGGCGGCGTCGACTACACGACCTCCAACGAGGAGCAGATCGCCGACGTCCAGGATCAGCTCGACGAGCTGAAGCAGCAGATCATCGACGGCGAGATCGAGGTCCCGACCACGCCGTGA
- a CDS encoding alpha/beta fold hydrolase translates to MYEILQGEVPLRYAVLGEPDADRPPVLLVHGFGSNFEANWVRTGWTGALEGAGHRVVGVDLPGHGGSAKPHDPRCYAPDALAGRLADLLDALGIERADAVGYSMGSRLVWQLALTRPGRVRRAVLGGFGPVNAFAGTDLDRLGTGDDSPFGALFGAVAAMPGNDAAALAACARGQAAAPFDPEPAPPGVPLLFVAGERDELASDVESLAAAVPGAELLRVPRRDHRNAVSAQAFKRSADAFLAREHAVSRPS, encoded by the coding sequence ATGTACGAGATTCTGCAGGGCGAGGTGCCGCTGCGCTACGCGGTCCTCGGCGAGCCCGACGCCGACCGGCCGCCCGTTCTGCTGGTGCACGGGTTCGGCTCGAACTTCGAGGCCAACTGGGTGCGCACCGGCTGGACCGGCGCCCTGGAGGGCGCGGGCCACCGGGTGGTCGGCGTCGACCTGCCCGGGCACGGGGGCAGCGCGAAACCGCACGACCCGCGCTGCTACGCCCCGGACGCGCTGGCCGGCCGCCTCGCCGACCTGCTGGACGCGCTCGGCATCGAGCGGGCCGACGCCGTCGGCTACTCCATGGGGTCGCGGCTGGTCTGGCAGCTCGCGCTCACCCGCCCCGGCCGGGTGCGGCGCGCGGTGCTGGGCGGATTCGGACCGGTGAACGCGTTCGCCGGCACCGACCTGGACCGGCTGGGGACCGGCGACGACAGCCCCTTCGGCGCGCTGTTCGGCGCGGTCGCGGCGATGCCGGGCAACGACGCCGCCGCGCTGGCCGCCTGCGCGCGGGGCCAGGCGGCCGCGCCGTTCGATCCGGAGCCGGCCCCGCCCGGCGTTCCCCTGCTGTTCGTGGCCGGCGAGCGCGACGAGCTCGCCTCCGACGTGGAGTCGCTGGCCGCCGCGGTCCCGGGGGCCGAGCTGCTGCGCGTGCCACGGCGCGACCACCGCAACGCCGTCTCCGCCCAGGCGTTCAAGCGGAGCGCCGACGCGTTCCTGGCGCGCGAGCACGCCGTCTCCCGGCCGTCCTGA
- a CDS encoding biotin/lipoyl-containing protein produces MTEQTFTLPDLGEGLVEATVLEWLVEPGSRVERNQPLVELETTKSAVEIPSPHTGTVVRLHAEEGQVLEVGEALVTFEVADAAGIVGTVPAEDRPTRRVRLKPPQE; encoded by the coding sequence ATGACCGAACAGACGTTCACGCTGCCCGACCTCGGTGAGGGACTGGTCGAGGCCACCGTCCTGGAGTGGCTGGTGGAGCCCGGCTCCCGCGTCGAGCGCAACCAGCCGCTGGTGGAGCTGGAGACCACCAAGTCCGCCGTCGAGATCCCCTCGCCGCACACCGGGACCGTCGTGCGGCTGCACGCGGAGGAGGGCCAGGTGCTCGAAGTGGGCGAGGCCCTGGTGACCTTCGAGGTGGCCGACGCGGCCGGGATCGTGGGAACGGTCCCCGCCGAGGACAGGCCCACCCGCAGGGTCCGGCTGAAGCCCCCGCAGGAGTGA
- a CDS encoding alpha-ketoacid dehydrogenase subunit beta produces MTELATAGEHTGSPTAELSMQQAINRALERVLEEDRSTLVFGEDVGRLGGVFRVTDGLQRRFGEKRVFDTPLAESGIIGLAVGLAMNGWRPIPELQFDGFAYPAVDQIVNQMARMHYRTRGAAPMPITLRLPSFGGIQAPEHHGESLESLFAHVPGLKVAAPSNPADAYRLLVQSVRADDPVVYMEPKARYWERRPVELTESTDPIGVSRVVRPGRHATLVAWGAMVHRCLQVAELAAEDGVDLEVLDLRWLKPIDADGLAESVARTRRAVVVHEAPLTAGLGAEVSSLIQEHAFRDLAAPVQRVTGFDVPYPAGPLEPQYLPTIDRILMAVQRTLEF; encoded by the coding sequence ATGACCGAGCTTGCGACCGCCGGAGAGCACACCGGCTCCCCAACGGCCGAGCTGTCGATGCAGCAGGCCATCAACCGCGCGCTGGAGCGGGTGCTGGAGGAGGACCGGAGCACGCTGGTGTTCGGCGAGGACGTGGGCCGGCTGGGCGGGGTCTTCCGGGTCACCGACGGCCTGCAGCGCAGGTTCGGCGAGAAGCGGGTCTTCGACACCCCGCTCGCCGAGTCGGGGATCATCGGGCTGGCCGTGGGCCTGGCGATGAACGGCTGGCGGCCGATCCCCGAGCTGCAGTTCGACGGGTTCGCCTATCCGGCCGTCGACCAGATCGTCAACCAGATGGCGCGGATGCACTACCGCACCCGCGGCGCCGCGCCCATGCCGATCACGCTGCGGCTGCCCAGCTTCGGCGGCATCCAGGCCCCCGAGCACCACGGCGAGAGCCTGGAGTCGCTGTTCGCGCACGTGCCGGGGTTGAAGGTGGCCGCGCCGTCGAACCCGGCCGACGCCTACCGGCTGCTGGTGCAGTCGGTGCGCGCCGACGACCCGGTGGTCTACATGGAGCCCAAGGCCCGCTACTGGGAGCGCCGGCCGGTCGAGCTCACCGAGTCCACCGACCCGATCGGCGTGAGCCGCGTCGTGCGGCCGGGGCGCCATGCCACGCTCGTCGCGTGGGGCGCGATGGTGCACCGCTGCCTGCAGGTGGCGGAGCTGGCCGCCGAGGACGGCGTCGACCTGGAGGTGCTGGACCTGCGCTGGCTCAAGCCGATCGACGCCGACGGGCTGGCCGAGTCGGTGGCGCGCACCCGGCGCGCCGTGGTGGTGCACGAGGCGCCCCTCACCGCCGGCCTGGGCGCCGAGGTCTCCTCCCTCATCCAGGAGCACGCGTTCCGCGACCTGGCCGCGCCGGTGCAGCGCGTCACCGGCTTCGACGTGCCCTACCCCGCGGGCCCCCTGGAACCGCAGTACCTGCCGACGATCGACCGCATCCTGATGGCGGTCCAACGGACCCTGGAGTTCTGA
- a CDS encoding thiamine pyrophosphate-dependent enzyme, which translates to MPTHEPAAADGAAVDLGGAPPERLRGLYRDMAVARALDGEAVALQRQGVFPAYVSLHGQEAAQVGSAAALDRELDFAFPTYREMAVALTMGVDMVGYMASHRALWHGGLYDPMASRFGPVNAVVGGPVPHAVGWALGERLRGGRGCAIAYFGDGASSEGDIHEAMNFAGVFGAPVVFFCQNNQWALSVPNEAQVAGGSIAARATGYGMPGATVDGNDAVAVHRAVSGALERARSGGGPSLIEALTYRIGPHSTSDDPGRYRGPEEERYWRGRDPIARLRAALEEAGHADSAFFDETDALARERAARIRDGVSAAPAPDGAEMFTRVYREPTEALRRQQRAWHEEAELS; encoded by the coding sequence ATGCCCACGCACGAGCCGGCGGCCGCCGACGGCGCGGCCGTCGACCTGGGCGGCGCGCCACCGGAGCGGCTGCGCGGCCTCTACCGCGACATGGCCGTCGCCCGCGCCCTGGACGGTGAGGCCGTCGCACTGCAGCGCCAGGGCGTCTTCCCCGCCTACGTCTCGCTGCACGGGCAGGAGGCGGCCCAGGTCGGCAGCGCCGCCGCGCTGGACCGCGAGCTGGACTTCGCGTTCCCGACCTACCGCGAGATGGCCGTCGCCCTGACGATGGGCGTCGACATGGTGGGCTACATGGCGAGCCACCGGGCGCTGTGGCACGGCGGGCTCTACGACCCGATGGCGTCGCGCTTCGGCCCGGTCAACGCCGTCGTCGGCGGCCCCGTCCCGCACGCGGTCGGCTGGGCGCTGGGCGAGCGGCTGCGCGGCGGCCGCGGCTGCGCCATCGCCTACTTCGGCGACGGCGCGAGCTCGGAGGGCGACATCCACGAGGCGATGAACTTCGCCGGCGTCTTCGGCGCGCCCGTCGTCTTCTTCTGCCAGAACAACCAGTGGGCCCTCTCGGTGCCCAACGAGGCCCAGGTCGCCGGCGGTTCCATCGCCGCGCGGGCCACGGGCTACGGGATGCCCGGCGCGACCGTCGACGGCAACGACGCCGTCGCGGTGCACCGCGCCGTCTCCGGCGCCCTGGAGCGGGCCCGCTCCGGCGGCGGGCCGTCGCTGATCGAGGCCCTCACCTACCGGATCGGCCCGCACTCCACCTCCGACGACCCGGGGCGCTACCGCGGTCCCGAGGAGGAGCGGTACTGGCGCGGGCGCGACCCGATCGCCCGGCTGCGCGCCGCGCTGGAGGAGGCGGGGCACGCCGACTCCGCGTTCTTCGACGAGACCGACGCGCTGGCGCGCGAGCGCGCGGCCCGGATCCGCGACGGCGTCAGCGCCGCGCCGGCCCCGGACGGCGCCGAGATGTTCACCCGCGTCTACCGCGAACCCACCGAGGCGCTGCGCCGGCAGCAGCGCGCCTGGCACGAGGAGGCCGAGCTCTCATGA
- a CDS encoding Lrp/AsnC family transcriptional regulator, with translation MANGGQRRGGRLPDSTDHTIIGALADDARTGITEIASVANVSRATAYNRIKRLTDDGVIRGYSVVTDHGKMGMGVTALVLISGSQPDWRANREIISAYPEVEYAWYVVGSADIVLLVRVADTHQLRDLILTRLQALPGVTATQTLTVIDEVVHRPVVRPPD, from the coding sequence ATGGCCAACGGTGGGCAGCGGCGGGGCGGACGGCTCCCCGACTCCACGGACCACACGATCATCGGCGCGCTCGCCGACGACGCCAGAACCGGGATCACTGAGATCGCGTCGGTGGCGAACGTCTCCCGCGCCACCGCCTACAACCGCATCAAACGCCTCACCGACGACGGCGTGATCCGCGGCTACTCCGTCGTCACCGACCACGGCAAGATGGGGATGGGCGTCACGGCCCTGGTGCTGATCTCGGGCAGCCAGCCCGACTGGCGGGCCAACCGCGAGATCATCTCGGCCTACCCCGAGGTCGAGTACGCCTGGTACGTCGTCGGCTCGGCCGACATCGTGCTGCTGGTCCGCGTCGCCGACACCCACCAGTTGCGCGACCTCATCCTCACCCGGCTGCAGGCGCTGCCCGGCGTGACCGCCACCCAGACCCTCACCGTCATCGACGAGGTGGTGCACCGCCCCGTCGTGCGCCCGCCGGACTGA
- a CDS encoding acyclic terpene utilization AtuA family protein, producing MNGRPLRVGNASGFYGDRFAAVREMLADGPLDVLTGDYLAELTMLILGRDRRKDPGLGYARTFLRQMEECLGLALERGVTVVTNAGGLNPAGLAGALRELAGRLGLDARIAHVEGDDLLPRADELGLAAPLTANAYLGAWGVAEAVRAGADVVVTGRVADASLLVGPAAARFGWARGDHDALAGAVVAGHVIECGAQATGGNYAFFTELQRAGRDLTRPGFPIAEVHADGSTVITKHEGSGGAVTVGTVTAQLVYEIAGARYPNPDVTARLDTVRLSEEGPDRVRISGVRGEAPPPDLKVVCNRMSGFANEMTLVLTGLDVEAKAELAERQMRAALRGREPAHLEFRTVHRAAPDAPTQEGASAHLRITARDADPRAVGRAFSSAAVELALAGFPGFHATSPPGDARPDGVSVSVAAVPAQEVPHVAVLPDGTRVDIAPSAVSSPLADVADPPLPPPPPGGPVRRAPLGLLLGARSGDKGSDANIGVWARSEDAWRWLAHALTAEEIRRLLPETAPLEITRHPLPNLRAVNFVVEGLLGCGAGGDTRPDPQAKALGEWLRSRHIDIPKALLP from the coding sequence ATGAACGGTCGACCACTGCGCGTGGGCAACGCCTCGGGATTCTACGGGGACCGGTTCGCGGCCGTGCGGGAGATGCTCGCGGACGGGCCGCTGGACGTGCTCACCGGCGACTACCTGGCCGAGCTGACCATGCTGATCCTGGGCAGGGACCGCAGGAAGGACCCGGGGCTCGGCTACGCGCGCACCTTCCTGCGGCAGATGGAGGAGTGCCTGGGCCTCGCCCTGGAGCGCGGCGTCACCGTCGTCACCAACGCCGGCGGGCTGAACCCCGCGGGACTGGCCGGCGCGCTGCGCGAGCTGGCCGGCCGGCTCGGGCTGGACGCGCGGATCGCGCACGTCGAAGGCGACGACCTGCTACCGCGCGCCGATGAGCTCGGCCTCGCCGCTCCGCTGACCGCCAACGCCTACCTCGGCGCCTGGGGCGTCGCCGAGGCCGTGCGGGCCGGCGCCGACGTCGTCGTCACCGGCAGGGTCGCCGACGCCTCCCTGCTCGTCGGGCCGGCGGCGGCCCGCTTCGGGTGGGCGCGCGGCGACCACGACGCACTGGCCGGAGCGGTCGTCGCCGGGCACGTCATCGAGTGCGGCGCGCAGGCCACCGGCGGCAACTACGCCTTCTTCACCGAGCTGCAGCGGGCCGGCCGCGACCTCACCCGCCCGGGGTTCCCGATCGCCGAGGTGCACGCCGACGGCTCGACCGTCATCACCAAGCACGAGGGCAGCGGCGGCGCCGTCACCGTCGGGACCGTCACCGCCCAGCTCGTCTACGAGATCGCCGGTGCCCGGTACCCCAACCCCGACGTCACGGCGCGCCTGGACACCGTCCGGCTGAGCGAGGAGGGGCCCGACCGGGTGCGGATCAGCGGGGTCCGCGGCGAGGCGCCGCCCCCGGACCTCAAGGTCGTCTGCAACCGCATGAGCGGCTTCGCCAATGAGATGACGCTCGTCCTCACCGGGCTCGACGTCGAGGCAAAGGCCGAGCTCGCCGAACGCCAGATGCGCGCGGCGCTGCGCGGGCGCGAGCCCGCGCACCTGGAGTTCCGCACCGTGCACCGGGCGGCGCCCGACGCCCCGACCCAGGAGGGGGCGAGCGCGCACCTGCGGATCACGGCGCGCGACGCCGACCCCCGCGCGGTGGGCCGCGCCTTCAGCTCCGCGGCCGTCGAGCTGGCGCTGGCCGGGTTCCCGGGCTTCCACGCCACCTCGCCGCCGGGCGACGCGCGGCCCGACGGCGTGTCCGTCTCGGTGGCCGCCGTCCCGGCGCAGGAGGTCCCGCACGTCGCCGTCCTCCCCGACGGAACCCGCGTCGACATCGCGCCCTCCGCCGTCAGCAGCCCCCTCGCCGACGTCGCCGACCCCCCGCTCCCGCCGCCCCCGCCTGGAGGTCCCGTCCGCCGGGCGCCGCTCGGGCTGCTGCTCGGCGCGCGCAGCGGCGACAAGGGATCCGACGCCAACATCGGGGTGTGGGCGCGCAGCGAGGACGCCTGGCGCTGGCTGGCCCACGCGCTCACCGCCGAGGAGATCCGCCGACTGCTGCCCGAGACCGCTCCCCTGGAGATCACCCGCCACCCGCTGCCCAACCTGCGCGCCGTCAACTTCGTCGTCGAGGGCCTGCTCGGCTGCGGGGCCGGCGGCGACACCCGCCCCGACCCGCAGGCCAAGGCGCTCGGCGAATGGCTGCGGTCCAGGCACATCGACATCCCGAAGGCGCTGCTGCCATGA
- a CDS encoding acyl-CoA carboxylase subunit beta — protein sequence MTLLRSALDTSAADFAANRDAMLAKLAELDAEHAKALAGGGPKYVERHRGRGKLLARERVELLLDPDSPFLELSPLAAWGSEYPVGASVVTGIGVVEGVECVVIANDPTVRGGASNPWTGRKTVRAMDIAWENRLPVINLVESGGADLPSQKEIFIPGGRLFRDLTRFSAAGIPTVALVFGNSTAGGAYVPGMSDHVVMVKERSKVFLGGPPLVEMATGERSDDESLGGAEMHARTSGLADHLAADEHDAIRIGRRIVARLNRRKAGPEPAAAPADPRYDPEELLGVVPGDLKVPFDPREVIARVVDGSDFDEFKPAYGPSLVTGWAALHGHPVGVLANAQGVLFSAESQKAAQFIQLANSSATPLVFLHNTTGYMVGRDYEQGGIVKHGAMMINAVSNSRVPHLSVLMGASYGAGHYGMCGRAYDPRFLFSWPSAKSAVMGPQQLAGVLSIVARQSAEAKGRPYDEEQDAAMRAAVEEQIEAESLPMFLSGRIYDDGVIDPRDTRTVLGLCLSAVHNAPVEGADGFGVFRM from the coding sequence ATGACCCTCCTGCGCTCCGCCCTCGACACCTCCGCCGCCGACTTCGCCGCCAACCGCGACGCGATGCTGGCCAAGCTCGCCGAACTCGACGCCGAGCACGCCAAGGCGCTGGCCGGAGGCGGCCCCAAGTACGTCGAGCGGCACCGCGGCCGCGGCAAGCTGCTCGCCCGCGAACGCGTCGAGCTGCTGCTCGACCCCGACTCCCCGTTCCTGGAGCTGTCGCCGCTGGCCGCCTGGGGCAGCGAGTACCCGGTGGGCGCGAGCGTCGTCACCGGGATCGGCGTCGTCGAGGGCGTCGAGTGCGTCGTCATCGCCAACGACCCGACCGTGCGCGGCGGCGCCAGCAACCCCTGGACCGGCAGGAAGACCGTGCGGGCGATGGACATCGCCTGGGAGAACCGGCTGCCGGTGATCAACCTGGTCGAGTCCGGCGGCGCCGACCTGCCCAGCCAGAAGGAGATCTTCATCCCCGGCGGCCGGCTCTTCCGCGACCTCACCCGCTTCTCCGCCGCAGGCATCCCCACGGTCGCCCTGGTCTTCGGCAACTCCACCGCGGGCGGCGCCTACGTGCCCGGCATGAGCGACCACGTGGTGATGGTCAAGGAGCGCTCCAAGGTGTTCCTCGGCGGGCCGCCGCTGGTCGAGATGGCGACGGGGGAGCGGAGCGACGACGAGTCGCTGGGCGGGGCCGAGATGCACGCCCGCACCTCCGGGCTGGCCGACCACCTCGCCGCCGACGAGCACGACGCGATCCGCATCGGCCGGCGCATCGTCGCCCGGCTGAACCGGCGCAAGGCCGGCCCGGAGCCGGCCGCGGCGCCCGCCGATCCCCGCTACGACCCCGAGGAGCTGCTGGGCGTCGTGCCCGGGGACCTGAAGGTCCCGTTCGACCCGCGCGAGGTGATCGCCCGCGTGGTCGACGGCTCCGACTTCGACGAGTTCAAGCCGGCCTACGGCCCCAGCCTGGTCACCGGATGGGCCGCCCTGCACGGCCACCCCGTCGGCGTGCTCGCCAACGCCCAGGGCGTGCTGTTCAGCGCGGAGTCGCAGAAGGCCGCGCAGTTCATCCAGCTCGCCAACAGCAGCGCCACGCCACTGGTCTTCCTGCACAACACCACCGGCTACATGGTCGGCCGCGACTACGAGCAGGGCGGCATCGTCAAGCACGGCGCGATGATGATCAACGCGGTCTCCAACAGCAGGGTCCCGCACCTGTCGGTGCTGATGGGCGCCTCCTACGGGGCCGGGCACTACGGCATGTGCGGGCGGGCCTACGACCCCCGGTTCCTGTTCAGCTGGCCCAGCGCGAAGTCGGCCGTCATGGGCCCGCAGCAGCTCGCCGGCGTGCTGTCGATCGTGGCGCGGCAGTCCGCGGAGGCCAAGGGCCGCCCCTACGACGAGGAGCAGGACGCCGCCATGCGCGCGGCGGTCGAGGAGCAGATCGAGGCGGAGTCGCTGCCGATGTTCCTGTCCGGCCGGATCTACGACGACGGCGTCATCGACCCCCGCGACACCCGCACGGTGCTGGGGCTGTGCCTGTCGGCCGTCCACAACGCGCCCGTCGAGGGAGCGGACGGCTTCGGCGTCTTCAGGATGTGA